One Rattus rattus isolate New Zealand chromosome 12, Rrattus_CSIRO_v1, whole genome shotgun sequence genomic window carries:
- the LOC116913722 gene encoding granzyme C, whose amino-acid sequence MPPVLILLTLLLPLGAGAEEIIGGNEVSPHSRPYMAYFEFLNDNGKKTFCGGFLVRDNFVLTAAHCRGRSMTVTLGAHNIKAKEKTQQIIPVANATPHPAYNPDKRSNDIMLLKLVRSAKRTSAVRPLNLPRRNAHVKPGDVCYMAGWGKITPQGEFPNTLREVELTVQKDRVCESQFQRSYIKASEICVGDSNTKGASFEEDSGGPLVCKKAAAGIVSYGKTDGSAPQVFTRVLSFLSWIKKTMKNS is encoded by the exons ATGCCACCAGTCCTGATACTCCTGACCCTACTTCTGCCTCTTGGAGCCGGAGCAG AGGAGATCATCGGAGGCAATGAGGTCAGTCCACATTCTCGCCCCTACATGGCATATTTTGAGTTTCTCAATGATAACGGGAAGAAGACATTCTGCGGAGGCTTCCTGGTGAGAGACAACTTCGTGCTGACGGCTGCTCACTGCAGAGGAAG ATCAATGACAGTCACACTGGGGGCCCACAACATCAAGGCTAAAGAGAAGACACAGCAGATTATCCCTGTGGCAAACGCCACTCCCCACCCTGCCTATAATCCTGATAAACGTTCCAATGACATCATGCTATTAAAG CTGGTGAGAAGTGCCAAGAGGACTAGCGCTGTGAGGCCTCTCAACCTGCCCAGGCGCAATGCCCATGTGAAGCCAGGGGATGTGTGCTACATGGCTGGTTGGGGAAAGATAACCCCACAGGGGGAATTCCCAAACACACTGCGGGAGGTTGAGCTGACAGTACAGAAGGATCGGGTCTGTGAGTCCCAGTTCCAACGTTCTTACATCAAAGCGAGTGAGATATGTGTGGGAGACTCAAACACCAAGGGAGCTTCCTTTGAG GAAGATTCTGGAGGGCCTCTTGTGTGTAAAAAAGCAGCTGCAGGCATCGTCTCCTACGGGAAAACTGATGGATCAGCTCCACAGGTCTTCACGAGAGTTTTAAGCTTTTTATCCTGGataaagaaaactatgaaaaacAGCTAA
- the LOC116913724 gene encoding granzyme B, translating to MKLLLFLLSFSLAPKTEAGEIIGGHEAKPHSRPYMAYLQIMDEYSGIKKCGGFLIREDFVLTAAHCSGSKINVTLGAHNIKEQEKTQQVIPVVKIIPHPAYNSKTISNDIMLLKLKSKAKRSSAVKPLNLPRRNVKVKPGDVCYVAGWGKLGPMGKYSNTLQEVELTVQEDQKCESYLKNYFDKANEICAGDPKIKRASFRGDSGGPLVCKKVAAGIVSYGQNDGSTPRAFTKVSTFLSWIKKTMKKS from the exons ATGAAGCTCCTCTTGTTCCTGCTGAGCTTCTCTCTGGCCcccaagacagaggcag GGGAGATCATCGGGGGACATGAAGCTAAGCCCCACTCTCGACCCTACATGGCCTATCTTCAGATCATGGATGAGTATTCTGGGATTAAGAAGTGTGGCGGCTTCCTTATACGAGAGGACTTTGTGCTGACTGCTGCTCACTGTTCGGGGAG CAAAATAAATGTCACGTTGGGGGCCCACAACATCAAAGAACAGGAGAAGACGCAGCAAGTCATCCCTGTGGTGAAAATCATTCCCCATCCAGCGTATAATTCTAAGACAATCTCCAATGACATCATGCTATTAAAG CTGAAGAGTAAGGCCAAGAGGTCTAGCGCTGTGAAGCCTCTCAATCTGCCCAGGCGCAACGTCAAAGTGAAGCCAGGAGATGTGTGCTATGTGGCTGGTTGGGGAAAGCTGGGCCCAATGGGCAAATACTCAAACACACTACAAGAGGTTGAGCTAACAgtacaggaggatcagaagtgtgAGTCctacttaaaaaattatttcgACAAAGCCAATGAGATATGTGCGGGGGACCCAAAGATCAAACGTGCTTCCTTTCGG GGGGACTCTGGCGGGCCTCTTGTGTGTAAAAAAGTGGCCGCGGGCATCGTCTCCTATGGACAAAATGATGGTTCAACTCCACGGGCATTCACCAAAGTCTCAACTTTCCTATCCTGGataaagaaaactatgaaaaagaGCTAA